TTTATGATAATGATTTTGAAATTTTTATTGATCCAGATGGAGATACGCACCAGTATTATGAGTTTGAGATCAATGCGCTTGGAACCGTGTGGGATCTGCTGCTAGTCAAGCCATATCGTGATGATGGACCGCCGATCAATGGCTGGGATATTAGCGGTCTGAAAACTGCCGTACATATTGACGGACAGCTGAATAATCCAGCGGCTGATAACCGGATGTGGTCGGTGGAGATTGCTATGCCTTGGCGTATATTGCAGGAATGCGCGCCGGGTAAACGTCCTCCGCTGTCAGGGGAGCACTGGCGGGTAAACTTTTCGCGGGTGGAATGGCAGGTAGATGTGGTAGACGGTCAGTATATAAAACGCAGCGATCCTGTGACGGGTAAGTCTTTACCCGAGGATAATTGGGTGTGGAGCCCGCAAGGTGTCGTCAATATGCACTATCCCGAAATGTGGGGCTATGTCATCTTCGACGACCAAGCGTTAACAGGAACGGTCATGTCGGACACTACTATGGAAACGATACAAGGTAGCGATACACAGGCTGAAACGGATGCGCTCTATAACAAAAGCTTCGCTTCCCAAATTGCGAGTTCACCAGCGCAAACGGAGTTGGAGCAGCTCAAATGGACACTGCGCCGTCTCTATTATAAACAGCGTTTGTATGCTGAACAGTATGGTGTGTACAGCAATGAAATAGAGCCGTTGCTGAATATTGGCGATACAAGCTTTCCTTTGGCAGTTCCTTCACAATTGTCGATTCAAACGACAAGCAGCATGTTCCAACTGTCTGCTCCTTTGCATGATCAGACGCTGGTCTGCATTCGACAGGATGGTCTAATTTGGCAAGAGAATCGCAAGCAACATCCAGCAAGTAATAGCGGAGGAGGCATACAATGACAGTACAGCAGGAATATGGTCTGAATCGGCGCG
The DNA window shown above is from Paenibacillus sp. JQZ6Y-1 and carries:
- a CDS encoding carbohydrate-binding family 9-like protein — protein: MNPLSAVPEPKLAFQPKHYVCRRAVGQSDWSGRLDQPFWQHAEWTDVFVDIEGHLRPHPTKQTRVKMLWDDDYFYIAAEMLEDEIWAYQTERDSVIFYDNDFEIFIDPDGDTHQYYEFEINALGTVWDLLLVKPYRDDGPPINGWDISGLKTAVHIDGQLNNPAADNRMWSVEIAMPWRILQECAPGKRPPLSGEHWRVNFSRVEWQVDVVDGQYIKRSDPVTGKSLPEDNWVWSPQGVVNMHYPEMWGYVIFDDQALTGTVMSDTTMETIQGSDTQAETDALYNKSFASQIASSPAQTELEQLKWTLRRLYYKQRLYAEQYGVYSNEIEPLLNIGDTSFPLAVPSQLSIQTTSSMFQLSAPLHDQTLVCIRQDGLIWQENRKQHPASNSGGGIQ